The following coding sequences are from one Panthera leo isolate Ple1 chromosome E1, P.leo_Ple1_pat1.1, whole genome shotgun sequence window:
- the LLGL2 gene encoding LLGL scribble cell polarity complex component 2 isoform X3, producing MRRFLRPGHDPARERLKRDLFQFNKTVEHGFPHQPSALGYSPSLRILAIGTRSGAVKLYGAPGVEFMGLHRENNAVVQIYFLPGQCQLVTLLDDNSLHLWSLKVRGGVSELQEDESFTLRGPPGAAPSATQITVVLPHSSRELLYLGTESGTVFAVQLPAFRTLGDRTIGSDAVLQGLPEDARHRRVFEMVEALQEHPRDPNQVLIGYSRGLIVVWDLRGSCVLGHFLSSQQLENVCWQRDGHLIVSCHSDGSYCQWPVSSDTQHSEPLRNCVPYGPFPCKAITKIFWLITKQGLPFTIFQGGMPRASYGDRHCISVVHDGQQTAFDFTSRVIDFTVLAEADPASAFDDPYALVVLAEEELVVIDLKAAGWPPVQPPYLASLHCSAITCSHHVSNIPLKLWERIVAAGRQQHTHFSTMEWPIDGGTSLAPAPPQRDLLLTGHEDGTVRFWDASGVCLRLLYKLSTVRVFLTDTEPGENLNAQGEDEWPPLRKVGSFDPYSDDPRLGIQKIFLCKYSGYLAVAGTAGQVLVLELNDEEAEHAVEQVEADLLQDQEGYRWKGHERLCARPGPVRFEPGFQPFVLVQCQPPAVVTSLALHSEWRLVAFGTSHGFSLFDHQQRRQVFVKCTLHPSDQLALEGPLSRVKSLKKSLRQSFRRIRRSRVSSRKRRPAGPPGEVPEGGARAERTGTQNMELAPVQRKIEARSAEDSFTGFVRTLYFADTYLRDSSRHCPSLWAGTNGGTVYAFALRVPPTERRMDEPVRAEQAKEIQLMHRAPVVGILVLDGHSVPLPEPLEVAHDLSKSPDMQGSHQLLVVSEEQFKLVCDRLPRHRKGEGWRSRAPGSARGHRSGTCVNRGDGEHRHGNK from the exons GTTTGCACCGGGAGAACAACGCTGTGGTGCAGATCTACTTCCTACCTGGCCAG TGCCAGCTGGTCACCCTGCTGGACGACAACAGCCTCCACCTGTGGAGCCTGAAGGTCAGAGGCGGGGTGTCAGAGCTACAGGAAGATGAGAGTTTCACGCTGCGTGGCCCCCCAGG GGCCGCCCCCAGCGCCACACAGATCACTGTGGTCCTGCCTCATTCCTCCCGCGAGCTCCTCTACCTGGGCACCGAGAGTGGCACCGTGTTTGCGGTGCAGCTGCCGGCCTTCCGCACGCTGGGGGACCGGACCATCGGCTCGGACGCTGTGCTGCAGGG GTTGCCCGAGGACGCCCGCCACCGGCGGGTGTTTGAGATGGTGGAAGCTCTGCAGGAGCACCCCCGAGACCCCAACCAGGTCCTCATCGGCTACAGCCGCGGCCTCATCGTTGTCTGGGACCTGCGGGGCAGCTGCGTGCTTGGCCATTTCCTCAGCAGCCAG CAATTGGAGAACGTCTGCTGGCAGCGGGACGGCCACCTGATTGTCAGCTGCCATTCCGACGGCAGCTATTGCCAGTGGCCTGTGTCCAGTGACACCCAGCACTCAGAGCCCCTGCGCAACTGTGTGCCTTACG GTCCTTTTCCTTGCAAAGCTATTACCAAAATCTTCTGGCTGATCACCAAGCAGGG GTTGCCTTTCACCATCTTCCAGGGGGGCATGCCGCGGGCCAGCTATGGGGACCGCCACTGCATCTCGGTGGTCCACGACGGCCAACAGACAGCCTTCGACTTCACCTCCCGTGTCATTGACTTTACTGTCCTTGCCGAGGCAGACCCTGCTTCAG CCTTTGATGACCCCTACGCCCTGGTGGTGCTGGCCGAGGAGGAGCTAGTGGTGATTGACCTGAAGGCGGCTGGTTGGCCACCAGTCCAGCCTCCCTACCTGGCCTCCCTTCACTGCTCCGCCATCACCTGCTCCCACCACGTCTCCAACATCCCCCTGAAGCTGTGGGAGCGGATCGTCGCCGCTGGCAGACAGCAGCACACACACTTCTCCACCATG GAGTGGCCCATCGATGGTGGTACCAGTctggccccggcccctccccagaGGGACCTGCTGCTCACAGG GCACGAGGATGGCACAGTGCGCTTCTGGGATGCCTCCGGTGTCTGCTTACGGCTACTCTACAAACTCAGCACGGTACGGGTGTTCCTCACTGACACAGAGCCCGGCGAGAACCTCAATGCCCAGGGCGAGGATGAGTGGCCCCCGCTCCGCAAG GTGGGCTCCTTCGACCCCTACAGTGATGATCCGAGGCTGGGAATCCAGAAGATTTTCCTCTGCAAATACAGTGGCTACCTGGCTGTGGCGGGCACGGCAGGGCAG gtgctgGTGCTGGAGCTGAATGACGAGGAGGCGGAGCATGCCGTGGAGCAGGTGGAGGCCGACCTGCTGCAGGACCAGGAGGGCTACCGCTGGAAGGGCCACGAGCGCCTGTGTGCCCGCCCGGGGCCCGTGCGTTTTGAGCCCGGCTTCCAGCCCTTCGTGTTGGTGCAGTGCCAGCCCCCGGCCGTGGTCACCTCCTTGGCCTTGCACTCTGAGTGGCGGCTCGTGGCCTTTGGCACAAGCCACGGTTTTAGCCTCTTTGACCACCAGCAGCGGCGGCAGGTCTTTGTCAA GTGCACGCTGCACCCCAGTGACCAGCTGGCTTTGGAGGGCCCCCTGTCCCGTGTGAAGTCCCTGAAGAAGTCCCTGCGCCAGTCCTTCCGCCGGATACGGCGTAGCCGGGTGTCAAGCCGGAAGCGGCGGCCAGCTGGTCCCCCTGGGGAG GTGCCGGAGGGAGGCGCCAGGGCTGAGCGGACGGGTACGCAGAACATGGAGCTGGCCCCTGTGCAGCGTAAGATCGAGGCTCGCTCAGCAGAGGACTCCTTCACGGGATTCGTCCGGACCCTCTACTTTGCTGACACCTATCTGAGGGACA GCTCCCGCCACTGCCCCTCGCTGTGGGCTGGCACCAACGGTGGTACGGTCTATGCCTTTGCGCTGCGTGTGCCCCCCACCGAGCGGAGAATGGATGAGCCCGTGAGGGCTGAGCAGG CCAAGGAGATCCAGCTGATGCACCGAGCGCCCGTGGTGGGCATCCTGGTGCTGGATGGACATAGCGTCCCCCTTCCTGAGCCCCTGGAGGTGGCCCATGACCTGTCAAAGAGCCCAGACATGCAGGGAAGCCACCAGCTGCTTGTGGTGTCGGAAGAACAGTTCAAG CTGGTGTGTGACAGACTACCGAGGCACCGaaaaggagaggggtggagaTCCCGGGCCCCGGGGTCAGCACGGGGGCACCGAAGCGGGACCTGTGTCAATAGGGGGGACGGAgaacacagacatggaaataagTAG
- the LLGL2 gene encoding LLGL scribble cell polarity complex component 2 isoform X2 translates to MRRFLRPGHDPARERLKRDLFQFNKTVEHGFPHQPSALGYSPSLRILAIGTRSGAVKLYGAPGVEFMGLHRENNAVVQIYFLPGQCQLVTLLDDNSLHLWSLKVRGGVSELQEDESFTLRGPPGAAPSATQITVVLPHSSRELLYLGTESGTVFAVQLPAFRTLGDRTIGSDAVLQGLPEDARHRRVFEMVEALQEHPRDPNQVLIGYSRGLIVVWDLRGSCVLGHFLSSQQLENVCWQRDGHLIVSCHSDGSYCQWPVSSDTQHSEPLRNCVPYGPFPCKAITKIFWLITKQGLPFTIFQGGMPRASYGDRHCISVVHDGQQTAFDFTSRVIDFTVLAEADPASAFDDPYALVVLAEEELVVIDLKAAGWPPVQPPYLASLHCSAITCSHHVSNIPLKLWERIVAAGRQQHTHFSTMEWPIDGGTSLAPAPPQRDLLLTGHEDGTVRFWDASGVCLRLLYKLSTVRVFLTDTEPGENLNAQGEDEWPPLRKVGSFDPYSDDPRLGIQKIFLCKYSGYLAVAGTAGQVLVLELNDEEAEHAVEQVEADLLQDQEGYRWKGHERLCARPGPVRFEPGFQPFVLVQCQPPAVVTSLALHSEWRLVAFGTSHGFSLFDHQQRRQVFVKCTLHPSDQLALEGPLSRVKSLKKSLRQSFRRIRRSRVSSRKRRPAGPPGEVPEGGARAERTGTQNMELAPVQRKIEARSAEDSFTGFVRTLYFADTYLRDSSRHCPSLWAGTNGGTVYAFALRVPPTERRMDEPVRAEQAKEIQLMHRAPVVGILVLDGHSVPLPEPLEVAHDLSKSPDMQGSHQLLVVSEEQFKVFTLPKVSAKLKLKLTALEGSRVRRVSVAHFGSCRAEDYGEHHLTVLTNLGDVQVVSLPLLKPQVRYSCIRREDVSGIASCVFTKYGQGFYLISPSEFERFSLSTKWLVEPRCLVDSAETKSHSCPRNGSGPEKVSGPARNSGSQSDGEGVLKEIQSTLEGDRGSYGDWRSQRVATGYSLSNGGAE, encoded by the exons GTTTGCACCGGGAGAACAACGCTGTGGTGCAGATCTACTTCCTACCTGGCCAG TGCCAGCTGGTCACCCTGCTGGACGACAACAGCCTCCACCTGTGGAGCCTGAAGGTCAGAGGCGGGGTGTCAGAGCTACAGGAAGATGAGAGTTTCACGCTGCGTGGCCCCCCAGG GGCCGCCCCCAGCGCCACACAGATCACTGTGGTCCTGCCTCATTCCTCCCGCGAGCTCCTCTACCTGGGCACCGAGAGTGGCACCGTGTTTGCGGTGCAGCTGCCGGCCTTCCGCACGCTGGGGGACCGGACCATCGGCTCGGACGCTGTGCTGCAGGG GTTGCCCGAGGACGCCCGCCACCGGCGGGTGTTTGAGATGGTGGAAGCTCTGCAGGAGCACCCCCGAGACCCCAACCAGGTCCTCATCGGCTACAGCCGCGGCCTCATCGTTGTCTGGGACCTGCGGGGCAGCTGCGTGCTTGGCCATTTCCTCAGCAGCCAG CAATTGGAGAACGTCTGCTGGCAGCGGGACGGCCACCTGATTGTCAGCTGCCATTCCGACGGCAGCTATTGCCAGTGGCCTGTGTCCAGTGACACCCAGCACTCAGAGCCCCTGCGCAACTGTGTGCCTTACG GTCCTTTTCCTTGCAAAGCTATTACCAAAATCTTCTGGCTGATCACCAAGCAGGG GTTGCCTTTCACCATCTTCCAGGGGGGCATGCCGCGGGCCAGCTATGGGGACCGCCACTGCATCTCGGTGGTCCACGACGGCCAACAGACAGCCTTCGACTTCACCTCCCGTGTCATTGACTTTACTGTCCTTGCCGAGGCAGACCCTGCTTCAG CCTTTGATGACCCCTACGCCCTGGTGGTGCTGGCCGAGGAGGAGCTAGTGGTGATTGACCTGAAGGCGGCTGGTTGGCCACCAGTCCAGCCTCCCTACCTGGCCTCCCTTCACTGCTCCGCCATCACCTGCTCCCACCACGTCTCCAACATCCCCCTGAAGCTGTGGGAGCGGATCGTCGCCGCTGGCAGACAGCAGCACACACACTTCTCCACCATG GAGTGGCCCATCGATGGTGGTACCAGTctggccccggcccctccccagaGGGACCTGCTGCTCACAGG GCACGAGGATGGCACAGTGCGCTTCTGGGATGCCTCCGGTGTCTGCTTACGGCTACTCTACAAACTCAGCACGGTACGGGTGTTCCTCACTGACACAGAGCCCGGCGAGAACCTCAATGCCCAGGGCGAGGATGAGTGGCCCCCGCTCCGCAAG GTGGGCTCCTTCGACCCCTACAGTGATGATCCGAGGCTGGGAATCCAGAAGATTTTCCTCTGCAAATACAGTGGCTACCTGGCTGTGGCGGGCACGGCAGGGCAG gtgctgGTGCTGGAGCTGAATGACGAGGAGGCGGAGCATGCCGTGGAGCAGGTGGAGGCCGACCTGCTGCAGGACCAGGAGGGCTACCGCTGGAAGGGCCACGAGCGCCTGTGTGCCCGCCCGGGGCCCGTGCGTTTTGAGCCCGGCTTCCAGCCCTTCGTGTTGGTGCAGTGCCAGCCCCCGGCCGTGGTCACCTCCTTGGCCTTGCACTCTGAGTGGCGGCTCGTGGCCTTTGGCACAAGCCACGGTTTTAGCCTCTTTGACCACCAGCAGCGGCGGCAGGTCTTTGTCAA GTGCACGCTGCACCCCAGTGACCAGCTGGCTTTGGAGGGCCCCCTGTCCCGTGTGAAGTCCCTGAAGAAGTCCCTGCGCCAGTCCTTCCGCCGGATACGGCGTAGCCGGGTGTCAAGCCGGAAGCGGCGGCCAGCTGGTCCCCCTGGGGAG GTGCCGGAGGGAGGCGCCAGGGCTGAGCGGACGGGTACGCAGAACATGGAGCTGGCCCCTGTGCAGCGTAAGATCGAGGCTCGCTCAGCAGAGGACTCCTTCACGGGATTCGTCCGGACCCTCTACTTTGCTGACACCTATCTGAGGGACA GCTCCCGCCACTGCCCCTCGCTGTGGGCTGGCACCAACGGTGGTACGGTCTATGCCTTTGCGCTGCGTGTGCCCCCCACCGAGCGGAGAATGGATGAGCCCGTGAGGGCTGAGCAGG CCAAGGAGATCCAGCTGATGCACCGAGCGCCCGTGGTGGGCATCCTGGTGCTGGATGGACATAGCGTCCCCCTTCCTGAGCCCCTGGAGGTGGCCCATGACCTGTCAAAGAGCCCAGACATGCAGGGAAGCCACCAGCTGCTTGTGGTGTCGGAAGAACAGTTCAAG GTGTTCACGCTGCCCAAGGTGAGCGCCAAGCTGAAGCTGAAGCTGACCGCTCTGGAGGGCTCGCGGGTGCGGCGGGTCAGCGTGGCCCACTTCGGCAGCTGTCGAGCCGAGGACTACGGGGAGCACCACCTGACTGTCCTCACCAACCTGGGTGACGTCCAGGTGGTCTCGCTGCCCCTGCTCAAGCCCCAGGTTCGGTACAGCTGCATCCGCCGGGAGGATGTCAGCGGCATTGCCTCTTGCGTCTTCACCAAATACGGCCAAG GATTCTACCTGATCTCACCCTCAGAGTTTGAgcgcttctctctctccaccaagTGGCTGGTTGAGCCCCGGTGTCTGGTGGAttcagcagaaaccaagagccacaGCTGCCCCCGCAACGGATCAGGCCCAGAGAAGGTCTCAGGCCCAGCCAG GAACTCAGGGAGCCAGAGTGATGGAGAGG GGGTCCTGAAGGAGATTCAGAGCACACTGGAGGGAGACCGAGG GAGCTATGGCGACTGGCGATCTCAGCGAGTGGCCACGGGTTACAGCCTCAGCAATGGGGGAG CGGAGTGA
- the LLGL2 gene encoding LLGL scribble cell polarity complex component 2 isoform X1, which produces MRRFLRPGHDPARERLKRDLFQFNKTVEHGFPHQPSALGYSPSLRILAIGTRSGAVKLYGAPGVEFMGLHRENNAVVQIYFLPGQCQLVTLLDDNSLHLWSLKVRGGVSELQEDESFTLRGPPGAAPSATQITVVLPHSSRELLYLGTESGTVFAVQLPAFRTLGDRTIGSDAVLQGLPEDARHRRVFEMVEALQEHPRDPNQVLIGYSRGLIVVWDLRGSCVLGHFLSSQQLENVCWQRDGHLIVSCHSDGSYCQWPVSSDTQHSEPLRNCVPYGPFPCKAITKIFWLITKQGLPFTIFQGGMPRASYGDRHCISVVHDGQQTAFDFTSRVIDFTVLAEADPASAFDDPYALVVLAEEELVVIDLKAAGWPPVQPPYLASLHCSAITCSHHVSNIPLKLWERIVAAGRQQHTHFSTMEWPIDGGTSLAPAPPQRDLLLTGHEDGTVRFWDASGVCLRLLYKLSTVRVFLTDTEPGENLNAQGEDEWPPLRKVGSFDPYSDDPRLGIQKIFLCKYSGYLAVAGTAGQVLVLELNDEEAEHAVEQVEADLLQDQEGYRWKGHERLCARPGPVRFEPGFQPFVLVQCQPPAVVTSLALHSEWRLVAFGTSHGFSLFDHQQRRQVFVKCTLHPSDQLALEGPLSRVKSLKKSLRQSFRRIRRSRVSSRKRRPAGPPGEVPEGGARAERTGTQNMELAPVQRKIEARSAEDSFTGFVRTLYFADTYLRDSSRHCPSLWAGTNGGTVYAFALRVPPTERRMDEPVRAEQAKEIQLMHRAPVVGILVLDGHSVPLPEPLEVAHDLSKSPDMQGSHQLLVVSEEQFKVFTLPKVSAKLKLKLTALEGSRVRRVSVAHFGSCRAEDYGEHHLTVLTNLGDVQVVSLPLLKPQVRYSCIRREDVSGIASCVFTKYGQGFYLISPSEFERFSLSTKWLVEPRCLVDSAETKSHSCPRNGSGPEKVSGPARNSGSQSDGEERRPGPVMEHALLNDERVLKEIQSTLEGDRGSYGDWRSQRVATGYSLSNGGAE; this is translated from the exons GTTTGCACCGGGAGAACAACGCTGTGGTGCAGATCTACTTCCTACCTGGCCAG TGCCAGCTGGTCACCCTGCTGGACGACAACAGCCTCCACCTGTGGAGCCTGAAGGTCAGAGGCGGGGTGTCAGAGCTACAGGAAGATGAGAGTTTCACGCTGCGTGGCCCCCCAGG GGCCGCCCCCAGCGCCACACAGATCACTGTGGTCCTGCCTCATTCCTCCCGCGAGCTCCTCTACCTGGGCACCGAGAGTGGCACCGTGTTTGCGGTGCAGCTGCCGGCCTTCCGCACGCTGGGGGACCGGACCATCGGCTCGGACGCTGTGCTGCAGGG GTTGCCCGAGGACGCCCGCCACCGGCGGGTGTTTGAGATGGTGGAAGCTCTGCAGGAGCACCCCCGAGACCCCAACCAGGTCCTCATCGGCTACAGCCGCGGCCTCATCGTTGTCTGGGACCTGCGGGGCAGCTGCGTGCTTGGCCATTTCCTCAGCAGCCAG CAATTGGAGAACGTCTGCTGGCAGCGGGACGGCCACCTGATTGTCAGCTGCCATTCCGACGGCAGCTATTGCCAGTGGCCTGTGTCCAGTGACACCCAGCACTCAGAGCCCCTGCGCAACTGTGTGCCTTACG GTCCTTTTCCTTGCAAAGCTATTACCAAAATCTTCTGGCTGATCACCAAGCAGGG GTTGCCTTTCACCATCTTCCAGGGGGGCATGCCGCGGGCCAGCTATGGGGACCGCCACTGCATCTCGGTGGTCCACGACGGCCAACAGACAGCCTTCGACTTCACCTCCCGTGTCATTGACTTTACTGTCCTTGCCGAGGCAGACCCTGCTTCAG CCTTTGATGACCCCTACGCCCTGGTGGTGCTGGCCGAGGAGGAGCTAGTGGTGATTGACCTGAAGGCGGCTGGTTGGCCACCAGTCCAGCCTCCCTACCTGGCCTCCCTTCACTGCTCCGCCATCACCTGCTCCCACCACGTCTCCAACATCCCCCTGAAGCTGTGGGAGCGGATCGTCGCCGCTGGCAGACAGCAGCACACACACTTCTCCACCATG GAGTGGCCCATCGATGGTGGTACCAGTctggccccggcccctccccagaGGGACCTGCTGCTCACAGG GCACGAGGATGGCACAGTGCGCTTCTGGGATGCCTCCGGTGTCTGCTTACGGCTACTCTACAAACTCAGCACGGTACGGGTGTTCCTCACTGACACAGAGCCCGGCGAGAACCTCAATGCCCAGGGCGAGGATGAGTGGCCCCCGCTCCGCAAG GTGGGCTCCTTCGACCCCTACAGTGATGATCCGAGGCTGGGAATCCAGAAGATTTTCCTCTGCAAATACAGTGGCTACCTGGCTGTGGCGGGCACGGCAGGGCAG gtgctgGTGCTGGAGCTGAATGACGAGGAGGCGGAGCATGCCGTGGAGCAGGTGGAGGCCGACCTGCTGCAGGACCAGGAGGGCTACCGCTGGAAGGGCCACGAGCGCCTGTGTGCCCGCCCGGGGCCCGTGCGTTTTGAGCCCGGCTTCCAGCCCTTCGTGTTGGTGCAGTGCCAGCCCCCGGCCGTGGTCACCTCCTTGGCCTTGCACTCTGAGTGGCGGCTCGTGGCCTTTGGCACAAGCCACGGTTTTAGCCTCTTTGACCACCAGCAGCGGCGGCAGGTCTTTGTCAA GTGCACGCTGCACCCCAGTGACCAGCTGGCTTTGGAGGGCCCCCTGTCCCGTGTGAAGTCCCTGAAGAAGTCCCTGCGCCAGTCCTTCCGCCGGATACGGCGTAGCCGGGTGTCAAGCCGGAAGCGGCGGCCAGCTGGTCCCCCTGGGGAG GTGCCGGAGGGAGGCGCCAGGGCTGAGCGGACGGGTACGCAGAACATGGAGCTGGCCCCTGTGCAGCGTAAGATCGAGGCTCGCTCAGCAGAGGACTCCTTCACGGGATTCGTCCGGACCCTCTACTTTGCTGACACCTATCTGAGGGACA GCTCCCGCCACTGCCCCTCGCTGTGGGCTGGCACCAACGGTGGTACGGTCTATGCCTTTGCGCTGCGTGTGCCCCCCACCGAGCGGAGAATGGATGAGCCCGTGAGGGCTGAGCAGG CCAAGGAGATCCAGCTGATGCACCGAGCGCCCGTGGTGGGCATCCTGGTGCTGGATGGACATAGCGTCCCCCTTCCTGAGCCCCTGGAGGTGGCCCATGACCTGTCAAAGAGCCCAGACATGCAGGGAAGCCACCAGCTGCTTGTGGTGTCGGAAGAACAGTTCAAG GTGTTCACGCTGCCCAAGGTGAGCGCCAAGCTGAAGCTGAAGCTGACCGCTCTGGAGGGCTCGCGGGTGCGGCGGGTCAGCGTGGCCCACTTCGGCAGCTGTCGAGCCGAGGACTACGGGGAGCACCACCTGACTGTCCTCACCAACCTGGGTGACGTCCAGGTGGTCTCGCTGCCCCTGCTCAAGCCCCAGGTTCGGTACAGCTGCATCCGCCGGGAGGATGTCAGCGGCATTGCCTCTTGCGTCTTCACCAAATACGGCCAAG GATTCTACCTGATCTCACCCTCAGAGTTTGAgcgcttctctctctccaccaagTGGCTGGTTGAGCCCCGGTGTCTGGTGGAttcagcagaaaccaagagccacaGCTGCCCCCGCAACGGATCAGGCCCAGAGAAGGTCTCAGGCCCAGCCAG GAACTCAGGGAGCCAGAGTGATGGAGAGG AGAGGAGGCCTGGCCCGGTGATGGAGCACGCTCTGCTCAATGACGAGA GGGTCCTGAAGGAGATTCAGAGCACACTGGAGGGAGACCGAGG GAGCTATGGCGACTGGCGATCTCAGCGAGTGGCCACGGGTTACAGCCTCAGCAATGGGGGAG CGGAGTGA